Proteins encoded within one genomic window of Vanrija pseudolonga chromosome 3, complete sequence:
- the SPCC306.02c_2 gene encoding PRA1-like protein: protein MSLAQRIPEVLKDFREKRLSGLRPVADFFDHRQLSRPRDLNDATQRITYNTRHFSGNYLLVILVLALYALLTNPLLLIAIAIFAGGFAAINKFGSDPVEVGNAVITQKTLYIALFVIGLPILFFASPIGVFFWLVGSSSILIIGHAVLMEPGLESEYSGVESV from the exons ATGTCCCTCGCCCAGCGCATCCCCGAAGTGCTCAAGGACTTCCGC GAGAAGCGCCTGAGCGGCCTCCGCCCCGTCGCGGACTTT TTCGACCACCGCCAGCTCTCGCGCCCGCGCGACCTCAACGACGCGACCCAGCGCATCACATACAACACGCGCCACTTCTCGGGCAACTACctgctcgtcatcctcgtgcTGGCGCTGTACGCCCT CCTCACCaacccgctgctgctgattGCGATCGCTATCTTCGCAGGCGGCTTTGCAGCGATCAACAAGTTTG GCTCCGaccccgtcgaggtcggcaacGCCGTCATCACGCAGAAGACGCTCTACATCGCGCTTTTCGTCATCGGCCTCCCTATCCTCTTCTTCGCGTCGCCCATCGGCGTCTTCTTCTGGCTCGtcggctcgagctcgatcCTGATTATCGGACACGCCGTGCTCATGGAGCCTGGACTCGAGAGCGAGTACTCTGGTGTCGAGTCGGTCTAA
- the lhpH gene encoding Trans-3-hydroxy-L-proline dehydratase, whose product MSADNVFDPIAFAVPHASAAVSASFPSTPFWVPSHDYHTAGEPFRIVPPAQLAIPAPTPGLTVRKRRDIVADPSHPVNTLRIALCQEPRGHADMYGGFITAPDDGGAHFGVLFWHKDGFSTACGHGTIALGFWAVERGVVAAPQNGEVDVRIDVPSGRVTARVTVKDGRPVSADFVNVPSYLIAKDVDVVLGAKTLRVDIAWGGAAYAYVHAPDTGLAVEPRNHDAFVRLGREVKAALGARGRWDGYELYGVSFVDDVGSADGAVRERNVVIYGDGNVDRSPTGSSTAARVALLVGRGRLAVGKGRLENASIIDTKFTGVAEAEAASQTAFPAVVPRVTGHAGLVGECRWYIDVKDETFPGFTFR is encoded by the coding sequence ATGAGCGCCGACAACGTCTTCGACCCCATCGCGTTCGCGGTCCCGCACGCCAGCGCGGCTGTCAGCGCCAGCttcccctcgacgccgttcTGGGTCCCGTCGCACGACTACCATACCGCCGGCGAACCGTTCCGCATCGTGCCCCCCGCGCAGCTGGCCATCCCGGCCCCAACGCCCGGCCTGACGGTCCGCAAGCGGCGGGACATTGTCGCGGACCCTAGCCACCCGGTCAACACGCTGCGCATTGCGCTGTGCCAAGAACCGCGCGGCCACGCGGACATGTACGGCGGCTTCATTAccgcgcccgacgacggcggcgcgcacttTGGCGTGCTGTTCTGGCACAAGGACGGGTTCAGCACCGCGTGCGGGCACGGGAcgatcgcgctcggcttctgggccgtcgagcgcggcgtcgttgctGCCCCGCAGaatggcgaggtcgacgtgcGTATCGACGTGCCCTCTGGCCGCGTGACCGCGCGGGTGACCGTCAAGGACGGGCGGCCGGTCAGCGCCGACTTTGTCAACGTCCCGAGCTACCTCATCGCCAAGGACGTggacgtcgtgctcggcgcgaagACGCTGCGCGTCGACATTGcgtggggcggcgccgcgtaCGCGTACGTCCATGCGCCGGACAccgggctcgccgtcgagccgcgcAACCACGACGCGTTTGTGCGCCTAGggcgcgaggtcaaggctgccctcggcgcccggGGCCGGTGGGACGGGTACGAGCTGTACGGCGTGAGctttgtcgacgacgtcgggagcgcggacggcgcggtgcgcgagcgcaacGTCGTCATctacggcgacggcaacgtCGACCGTAGCCCGACCggctcgagcacggccgcgcgcgtcgcgctgctcgtcggtcgGGGACGCTTGGCGGTCGGAAAGGGCCGGCTCGAGAACGCCAGCATCATCGACACAAAGTTCACCGGCGTGGCTGAGGCCGAAGCTGCGAGCCAGACCGCGTTCCCCGCTGTCGTGCCGCGTGTTACGGGCCACGCGGGGCTCGTGGGCGAGTGTAGGTGGTATATTGATGTGAAGGACGAGACGTTCCCCGGCTTCACGTTTAGGTAG
- the CZF1_0 gene encoding Zinc finger protein 1, with protein sequence MTSHTPSSAGEASSSTPGASVGAGASGSERPSSTSKRPSRRIKYTRSKSGCLTCRKRRKQCDMAKPKCQACVRLQLSCSWPPNDERPTPPLPPRPAPPQHHHGHNEQTVGDLMDILGWDGSNPVSLGRPIAPMPAISPLAPSPLNAEMHDPAGLFFSGLDQSLGDMFSLDGATLQLWAADCLRQTNSGPADLFSGWVDQFVGTYPVDEGQGRGDRERVTPANRTPSEHADAKHSALLHYFQSTLSRLVSCSGDGPNAFLSFQELADRDGGGKGSPATRALYLSILSWAGRHMANAGHAKYEAVSERLGAQAGRILLPLLETDLREGTGVEKADTMTLLAAAIMVVQFKICRGDVWGMDTFVDHLTRLSHMLYREQDIDKIPHDSMRYQFFENLFYHDILGSFLYTSRGPMLPYQLLSICSQNPLQAPNTITGMNLPIITKMYRIAELIRRRRSAPDGILSDAALSDVVDEAEQLESELQDEKRRLDALVKAKPEMHMSRYLHEAFRTASLIQLRAFALGEPPCSLRLRLLVRQSLSLLEEMTDPNIVGMCNAHWTLFMTALCAVPGQTGQSPADGGDDDRQRADKLYEMMGRTFGFLNVPRSRKLVHEVWKRNQDGKVFVDWLDIVAEWDWEIYLV encoded by the exons aTGACATCCCATACCCCGTCGTcagcgggcgaggcgagcagcagcacgccgggcgcgagcgtcggcgccggcgcgtcgggcagcgagcgcccgtcgtcgacgtctaAGCGCCCTAGCCGCCGAATAAAGTATACTCGATCCAAGTCTGGCTGCTTGACGTGCCGCAAGCGGAGGAAGCAGTGCGATATGGCCAAGCCGAAGTGCCAGGCCTGTGTACGGCTGCAGctg TCGTGCTCGTGGCCGCCAAACGACGAGCGGCCGACcccgcctctgccgccgaggccagcgccgccgcagcaccaccacggaCACAACGAGCAGACGGTCGGCGACCTGATGGACATTCTCGGCTGGGACGGGTCCAACCCCGTCTCGCTGGGCCGGCCTATCGCGCCCATGccggccatctcgccgctcgccccaAGCCCGCTCAACGCGGAGATGCACGACCCCGCGGGCCTCTTCTTCTCCGGGCTCGACCAGTCGCTCGGCGACATGTTCTCGCTTGACGGGGCGACGCTGCAGCTCTGGGCCGCCGACTGCCTGCGCCAGACGAACAGCGGCCCGGCAGACCTCTTCAGCGGCTGGGTCGACCAGTTTGTCGGCACATAtcccgtcgacgaggggcaggggcgcggcgatcgcgaACGCGTGACCCCGGCCAACCGTACCCCGAGCGAGCATGCCGACGCCAAGCACTCGGCCCTGCTGCATTACTTCCAGTCGACGCTGTCTCGCCTCGTGTCGTGCTCGGGCGACGGGCCAAATGCGTTCTTGAGCTTCCAGGAGCTCGCGGACCGAGATggtggcggcaagggcagcccggcgacgagggcgctCTACCTGTCGATTTTGAgctgggcaggcaggcataTGGCTAATGCAGGCCACGCAAAGTACGAGGCTGTGAGCGAGCGGCTTGGGGCGCAGGCAGGGAGAATTCTTCTTCCTCTCCTCGAGACGGACTTGCGCGAGGGGACAGGCGTCGAGAAGGCGGATACAATGAcactgctcgctgctgccatcATGGTGGTGCAGTTCAAG ATCTGCCGCGGAGACGTCTGGGGCATGGACACGTTCGTCGACCACCTCACGCGGCTCTCGCACATGCTCTACCGCGAGCAAGACATCGACAAGATCCCGCACGACTCGATGCGGTACCAGTT CTTTGAGAACTTGTTCTACCACGACATCCTTGGCTCCTTCCTCTACACGTCCCGCGGGCCAATGCTGCCGTACCAGCTGCTCAGCATCTGCTCGCAGAACCCGTTGCAGGCGCCCAACACCATCACGGGCATGAACCTGCCCATCATCACAAAAATGTaccgcatcgccgagctcatccggcggcggaggtcggcACCCGACGGGATTCTGAGCGACGCGGCGTTGTctgacgtcgtcgacgaggccgagcagctcgagagCGAGCTGCAGGATGAGAAGCGGCgactcgacgcgctcgtcaagg CCAAGCCCGAAATGCACATGTCGCGCTACCTCCACGAGGCGTTCCGTACCGCCAGCTTGATCCAGCTGCGAGCCTTTGCGCTTGGCGAGCCGCCGTGTTCGCTCCGCCTGCGGCTACTGGTGCGCCAGAGCCTTTCGCTGCTGGAAGAAATGACCGACCCGAACATTGTCGGCATGTGCAATGCCCACTGGACGCTGTTCATGACTGCGCTGTGTGCCGTGCCGGGGCAGACGGGCCAGAGtcccgccgacggcggcgacgacgaccgccagcgcgccgacaagCTGTACGAGATGATGGG CCGGACATTTGGCTTCCTCAAcgtgccgcgctcgcgcaagCTAGTGCACGAGGTGTGGAAGCGTAACCAGGACGGCAAGGTGTTTGTTGACTGGCTTGATATCGTCGCCGAGTGGGACTGGGAGATTTATCTGGTGTAG